The Longibacter salinarum genome includes the window GCTCCACCAGGTCCTGGAGGCCGAGTCCGAAACGATCGACCGCTACGTCGAGCGTCGCCGGCAGGCCGAAGAGGCAGGCGAGTACGGCCTCGCGACAGACCTCGACGACATCATCCGCGACGAGACCGAACACAAGGAGGAGACGGAGAAGCTTCTACGGGACATCGCAGAAACCGTGTAAGCCGCTGCTTCTGCATCCATCGAGCTTTTTTCTTCTCGCTCCTCACACCATGCGACTTCTCTCCATCCTCACGACGGCGGGTGCGCTCTGCTTTGGCCTTCTCTGGTCGAGCGCGCCCGCCGCGCCTGCTTCTTCCTCCTCGCCCTTTCGTTCATCGACCTCCGTAGATACGGTCGAAACGAAGCGGCTCCGACTGCTGATGGTGGGACTCGCACAGGACATGGACCGGATCAGCACCGGCCTCTGGCATGAGGATTACGACCTGATGCAACAGGGTGCTGCAGCCATCGCCCGCCACCCGAAGATCCCGCCCGAGCAGATGAAGAAGATCAAGGCGGCGCTCGAGAACGAGTTTCAGGCGTTCGTCCAGTACGACAAGACCGTGCACAAGACCGCAGCCGAGCTTGCTGAAGCGGCGTCGAACGAGAATCTGTCGCGTGTTCTCGACGCCCATACACGTCTCCGGAACGGATGCATGGGATGTCATACTGCGTATCGCGACCGTCTCCGGCCCGTGCTCACCCCCTGACCTGAGTCGACGGATTTGACGCAGCCGCCCCCACGACCAACACCCTTCGCCCCCATGGCCACAACCAAACGCGACGCAATCATCGAGGCCGCGCTGGCGCTCTTTGCCGAAAAGGGCGTGGACGCCACCTCGACGCGTGAGATTACCGAGCGCGCGGACACCGCCGAAGGAACACTCTACCGGCACTTTGACGGAAAGGACGATCTGGTGCGCTCTCTCTTTGAGGAGAACACCTCGCTCTTTCACGACGTGCTCGCCCGCTCTGCGAAGACCGAGACGGAGCCCCGTGAACAACTGAAAGCGATGGTTCGGGGCATCTTTGACTTTGCGGAACAGTACCCGGCGGCCTTCGCCTACCTGCTTTCCGTTCATGAGGGCGTCCTCAACCGCGTCGACACAAGCCACGAGCCGCTGCCCATGCAACTGTTCACCAGGACGCTGCGGGCGGGGACCACGTCCGGCGTCTTTCGCGACGTCCCGCCGGTGCTCGCCACCGGATGGATCGTGGGCCTGGCTCAGCGTGCGATTGTCCTGCAGCGATCCGATCTGCTATCCGCTTCACGGGAAGACGTCACCGCCCAGACCGTCGACGCTACCCTCCGGCTCGTCGAAACGACACGGTAGAACTGCACCGCCCCCAAATCGGACGGTCTATTTCCCGATGCAGAAGCGGGAAAAGATCTGCCCCAGCACGTCCTCGTTCGTGATTGTGCCGAGGATCGACCCCAGTTCGTGAAGTGCCTGCCGGAGGTCCAGCGTAAGCAGATCACCGGACACACCGGCGTCGAGCGCGTTTCGCGCGTTCTGAATGGCCTCTCGCGCACTCTGCAGGTGGCTGCGGTGACGCTGATTGGTGACGATGAGGCTGGCGTCTGCCCGGCTCAATTGGTCGGCGACTGTTTCGGCCAGCCGGTCGCGTAGCGGTTCAAGCGCGTCGACATCGCGGCGGGCGGCATCGGCAGACAGGTACAGCACGTCGTCGACAACCTCGGCGGCCCGCGCGGGTTGTCCGTCGCCGCTCGGCGTCTCCACAAGATCGACCTTGTTGCCGACCACGATCGTTTCGACTGCATGGCTCTCGTCCGCTACGTCGCGTAGAAACGCCTGCTCTTCAGCGTCTAACCCTTCCTGCAGGTCATACACGTATATGAGCACGTCCGCCTGCTCGATGGACCGCTCCGCCCGCCGGACGCCCTCCGCCTCGATCTGATCCGTCGTGTCGCGAAGCCCTGCGGTGTCGACGAAGCGGAAGAGCACGCCGTCGATTTCCACCTCCGCCTCGATCTCATCACGCGTCGTGCCCGGCGTCGCGCTGACGATCGCCCGATCCCGCCCAACCAACGCGTTGAGCAGCGTCGATTTGCCCGCGTTGGGTCGTCCGCCAATGACGACGCGAACGCCATCTTTCAGCGTCTCCCCTGTGTCGGCCGTTGCGAGAAGCGTATCGAGAAGGGAGGCAGCGCGACCGAGCAGTTCCTCCAGCCGCTCCCGGTCGGCAAACTCGACATCTTCTTCTGTAAAGTCGATCTCCAGTTCCATGAGCCCGCAGAGGTCAAGCAACTCCTCGCGGAGTTCGTTCAGCTGCTCCGAATAGCGCCCCTGCAGGTGCTGAAGCGAGACCTGATGCGCCCGCGTGGACGAGGCGTGGATAAGATCCGCGACGGCTTCAGCCTGCGCGAGATCCAGCTTCCCGTTGAGGAATCCGCGCTGAGTGAACTCGCCCGGTTCCGCCATGCGCGCGCCGTGCGCGAGGAGCGTCTGCAGCACCAGCTTCGGCGCCAGATCGCCACCGTGGCACGACACCTCCGCGACATTCTCGCCCGTGGCCGAGCGGGGCGCGCGAAAGATCGTGACCACGACCTGGTCGACATCCTCCCCGTCGGCGTCGACGATGTATCCGACGTGCGCCGTGTGCGACTCCGCCTCCGCCAGGTCGGCGCCGCGAAAGCACTGATCC containing:
- the mnmE gene encoding tRNA uridine-5-carboxymethylaminomethyl(34) synthesis GTPase MnmE: MTTATTDTIAAQATARGRAALAIIRTSGPDAISVVDQCFRGADLAEAESHTAHVGYIVDADGEDVDQVVVTIFRAPRSATGENVAEVSCHGGDLAPKLVLQTLLAHGARMAEPGEFTQRGFLNGKLDLAQAEAVADLIHASSTRAHQVSLQHLQGRYSEQLNELREELLDLCGLMELEIDFTEEDVEFADRERLEELLGRAASLLDTLLATADTGETLKDGVRVVIGGRPNAGKSTLLNALVGRDRAIVSATPGTTRDEIEAEVEIDGVLFRFVDTAGLRDTTDQIEAEGVRRAERSIEQADVLIYVYDLQEGLDAEEQAFLRDVADESHAVETIVVGNKVDLVETPSGDGQPARAAEVVDDVLYLSADAARRDVDALEPLRDRLAETVADQLSRADASLIVTNQRHRSHLQSAREAIQNARNALDAGVSGDLLTLDLRQALHELGSILGTITNEDVLGQIFSRFCIGK
- a CDS encoding cytochrome c: MRLLSILTTAGALCFGLLWSSAPAAPASSSSPFRSSTSVDTVETKRLRLLMVGLAQDMDRISTGLWHEDYDLMQQGAAAIARHPKIPPEQMKKIKAALENEFQAFVQYDKTVHKTAAELAEAASNENLSRVLDAHTRLRNGCMGCHTAYRDRLRPVLTP
- a CDS encoding TetR/AcrR family transcriptional regulator, whose amino-acid sequence is MATTKRDAIIEAALALFAEKGVDATSTREITERADTAEGTLYRHFDGKDDLVRSLFEENTSLFHDVLARSAKTETEPREQLKAMVRGIFDFAEQYPAAFAYLLSVHEGVLNRVDTSHEPLPMQLFTRTLRAGTTSGVFRDVPPVLATGWIVGLAQRAIVLQRSDLLSASREDVTAQTVDATLRLVETTR